A single window of Mangifera indica cultivar Alphonso chromosome 18, CATAS_Mindica_2.1, whole genome shotgun sequence DNA harbors:
- the LOC123201841 gene encoding receptor-like protein EIX1, protein MHISLKQIKQTMRIVVAFVFITIATIGISFCEGSSSVGCLQSERLALLRFKQDLVDPANRLVSWNSGQEDCCTWSGIVCDNLTGHVLELNLRTLPEKEFVSPVEEEARERSKFYGKINLSLLDLKFLRSLDLSNNNFEEFEIPGFLGSMQNLRYLNLSVNSFQGMIPPQLGNLSNLQYLGLGGLLEVKSLWWLSRLSLLKHLDLDGVDLSNSSESLQVIHTLPSLVKLKLSSCKLHHIPPQPIANFSSLASLDLSQNHFEGQIPDELQNLTSIRYLDLSENYFNSSMPSWLYRLRNLEELFLSNNSLQGLMDGLGNLSSIKVLDLSLNNFEGGMPVSFGRLCNLRSLSLERIILNQEISQVLNIFSKCVAEVLESLNLGHTQLFGPLTKQLGRFKNLKFLYLYENSISGPVPRSLGELSSLEVLYLSYNQFNETLSEIHFNNLTRLIGIEATGSSLMLTFLPHWVPPFKLLFLGLASCHLGPHFPSWLRSQKSLFYLDISNSSIFDTIPQYLFKFPLTFLNLSHNKFYGEIPNLIQSTQLDLIDLNSNNLSGLLPHIPINIYVLDLSNNAFSGSIFHQLCNEMNESKSLMQVLILSKNYFSGELSDCWMNWQQLKVLNLENNRFTGNLPPSIKTLTSL, encoded by the coding sequence ATGCACATTTCCTTAAAACAAATTAAGCAAACGATGAGAATAGTCGTTGCCTTTGTTTTCATTACCATAGCCACCATTGGTATTAGCTTCTGCGAAGGAAGCTCTTCTGTTGGTTGTCTCCAAAGCGAAAGACTAGCACTTTTAAGGTTCAAGCAAGATCTGGTTGATCCTGCAAATCGGCTTGTCTCTTGGAATTCTGGTCAAGAAGATTGTTGTACATGGTCTGGTATTGTCTGTGACAACTTGACGGGCCATGTGCTTGAGCTCAACCTTAGAACTCTTCCAGAGAAAGAATTTGTATCTCCAGTTGAAGAGGAAGCTCGTGAGAGGTCAAAGTTTTACGGTAAGATAAATCTCTCTTTGCTTGATTTGAAGTTTTTGCGTTCCTTGGACTTGAGCAATAACAATTTTGAAGAATTTGAGATTCCTGGATTTCTTGGATCTATGCAGAATTTAAGATACCTCAATCTCTCTGTAAATTCATTCCAGGGTATGATTCCTCCCCAACTTGGGAATCTCTCTAATTTACAGTATCTTGGCCTCGGTGGCTTATTAGAAGTGAAGAGTTTGTGGTGGTTATCTCGTCTTTCTTTGTTGAAACACCTTGACTTGGATGGTGTGGATCTTAGCAATTCCTCTGAATCGCTGCAAGTGATACACACTCTCCCTTCTTTGGTCAAGCTAAAGTTGTCATCCTGTAAACTTCACCACATTCCTCCCCAACCTATTGCAAACTTTTCATCTCTTGCCTCCCTTGATCTAAGCCAAAATCACTTTGAAGGTCAAATCCCTGATGAACTTCAAAACTTGACTTCCATTAGATATCTTGATTTAtctgaaaattatttcaattcttCGATGCCCAGTTGGTTGTACAGACTCAGAAATCTTGAGGAACTTTTCCTTTCAAACAATAGCTTGCAAGGCTTGATGGATGGACTTGGAAATCTGTCTTCGATCAAAGTACTTGATCTCTCGCTAAACAATTTTGAAGGAGGAATGCCAGTATCATTTGGAAGACTTTGCAACTTGAGATCACTCTCTCTCGAACGCATCATATTGAATCAAGAAATATCTCAAGTCttgaatattttctctaaaTGTGTTGCAGAAGTTTTGGAGTCTTTGAACTTGGGGCACACTCAACTTTTTGGTCCATTGACCAAGCAACTTGgaaggtttaaaaatttaaaatttctttatctATATGAAAACTCAATTTCAGGTCCTGTTCCAAGGTCTTTAGGAGAACTTTCTTCCTTAGAAGTTCTATATCTTTCGTATAACCAATTCAATGAAACTCTTTCTGAAATCCACTTCAACAACCTCACAAGACTGATAGGAATAGAAGCAACTGGAAGTTCACTAATGTTAACATTCCTTCCTCATTGGGTTCCTCCATTTAAACTTCTATTTTTAGGATTAGCTTCTTGTCATTTAGGGCCTCATTTTCCATCTTGGCTTCGTTCACAAAAGAGTTTGTTTTACCTTGATATTTCTAACTCAAGTATTTTTGACACTATTCcacaatatttgtttaaatttccattaacatttttaaatctcTCACACAACAAATTCTATGGGGAGATTCCAAATTTAATCCAGTCAACTCAACTTGATTTaattgacttgaattcaaataatttgtcAGGTCTTTTACCTCAcatacccataaatatttaTGTCCTCGATCTTTCCAACAATGCCTTTTCAGGGTCAATTTTCCATCAACTGTGTAATGAGATGAATGAATCAAAAAGTTTGATGCAAGTACTCATCCTCagtaaaaactatttttctGGGGAATTATCTGATTGTTGGATGAATTGGCAACAGTTAAAGGTATTAAATTTAGAGAACAATAGATTTACTGGAAACCTTCCACCTTCTATAAAGACTTTAACTTCTCTTTAG
- the LOC123201650 gene encoding receptor-like protein EIX2 isoform X2, whose product MSLMKPTMTNIAGVLFLQLFAISTISISFCRGSSTVCCIESEKQALLRFKQDLNSSNSLRLASWNADGDCCTWAGVSCDNLTGHVHKLDLRNPYDDYVSYAFMWSMLVDIGNMTSVKWLDLSLNGLKGKIPRSMGRLCSLSPNWVPPFQLEALALGSCHLGSQIPLWVFSQKSLIYLDISNSGIISTIPSGFWKSFPRLTYFNLSHNQIYGEVPNLTEAIQLELFDLSSNNLTGSLPLISTTMNALDLSDNAFSGSIFHFVCFRMNETKGMEILNLRNNLLFGELPDCWMNWKNLLALNLGSNSFHGNFPNSVGMLSYLQSLHLRRNGLSGEIPASLKNCRGLISLDIGENKFSGHVPRWIGERFSKLMILNLRSNNFDGFLPAELCHLISLQILDLADNNFIGNVPRCINNFTAMVTVDYCGGNRIQYLSGIPYPVSFRGFAPNYIDRDLLPYPVSFRGFVINYLEDELLVMKGKAVQYDIILNLVRIIDLSHNNLSGEIPMEVTNLAALQSLNLSYNRISGRIPENIGAMSSLECIDFSLNQLSGEIPQSISRLTYLNHLNLSNNNLHGSIPLSTQLQGFDASCFTGNELCGSPLPQRCTATGPIPADSKNAEGEDLNKHEVQWFYVSLPLGFVVGFWCVIGPLLVNRRWRYMYCNFLDCFGDKFVSVVRRCY is encoded by the exons ATGTCATTAATGAAACCAACCATGACTAATATTGCTGGTGTTCTTTTCCTGCAGTTGTTTGCCATATCAACCATCAGTATTAGCTTTTGCAGAGGAAGCTCTACTGTTTGCTGCATCGAAAGCGAGAAACAAGCACTCTTAAGGTTCAAGCAAGACCTCAATAGTAGCAATAGCCTGCGACTAGCTTCTTGGAATGCTGATGGAGATTGCTGCACATGGGCTGGCGTTTCCTGTGACAACTTGACAGGCCATGTTCATAAACTCGACCTTCGAAATCCTTACGATGACTATGTATCATACGCTTTTATGTGGTCTATGTTGGTTG ATATAGGAAACATGACTTCCGTCAAATGGCTTGACCTCTCACTCAATGGACTTAAAGGGAAAATTCCCAGATCAATGGGAAGACTATGCAGCCTGAG TCCCAACTGGGTTCCTCCTTTTCAACTTGAAGCGTTGGCATTGGGATCTTGTCACTTGGGTTCTCAGATTCCATTGTGGGTTTTTTCCCAGAAGAGTTTGATCTATCTGGATATCTCCAATTCTGGAATTATATCTACAATTCCCAGTGGGTTCTGGAAATCATTTCCCAGACTTACTTATTTTAATCTTTCTCACAACCAAATCTATGGAGAGGTGCCAAATTTAACGGAAGCGATTCAACTTGAGTTATTTGATTTGAGCTCAAATAACTTAACAGGGTCGTTGCCTCTTATTTCCACCACTATGAATGCACTTGACCTTTCTGACAATGCTTTTTCAGGATCCATTTTCCATTTTGTGTGCTTCAGGATGAATGAGACAAAGGGAATGGAGATCCTTAACCTCAGGAACAATCTGTTATTTGGAGAATTACCTGATTGTTGGATGAATTGGAAAAATCTGTTGGCCTTGAATTTAGGTAGCAATAGTTTTCATGGCAACTTTCCAAACTCAGTGGGAATGTTAAGTTACCTTCAGTCGTTGCATCTTCGCAGAAATGGTCTCTCTGGGGAAATTCCTGCATCACTGAAAAATTGCAGAGGGTTAATTTCCCTTGATATTGGTGAAAATAAGTTTTCTGGACATGTACCAAGGTGGATTGGAGAAAGATTTTCAAAACTGATGATTCTCAACCTCCGTTCGAATAATTTTGATGGGTTCTTACCGGCAGAACTTTGCCATCTGATTTCTTTACAGATCTTAGATCTTGCTGATAACAATTTCATCGGAAATGTACCAAGATGTATCAATAACTTCACAGCCATGGTCACAGTGGACTATTGTGGAGGCAACCGCATTCAATACTTATCGGGCATTCCTTATCCAGTGTCCTTTCGTGGTTTTGCACCAAATTATATTGACCGTGATTTGCTTCCTTATCCAGTATCCTTTCGTGGTTTTGtaataaattatcttgaagatgaATTGCTTGTGATGAAAGGAAAAGCAGTTCAATATGACATCATTCTTAACCTGGTGAGAATCATAGATCTTTCCCATAACAATTTGTCAGGAGAGATTCCAATGGAAGTAACCAATCTTGCTGCACTACAATCACTGAATCTGTCATACAATCGCATTAGTGGAAGAATTCCTGAGAATATTGGAGCAATGAGTTCATTGGAGTGCATTGATTTCTCCCTAAATCAACTTTCTGGTGAAATCCCACAAAGCATATCAAGGTTGACGTATTTGAATCACTTGAACTTATCCAACAACAACTTACATGGAAGTATTCCTTTGAGCACTCAGTTACAGGGATTCGACGCATCCTGTTTCACTGGTAATGAACTTTGCGGATCTCCACTTCCTCAAAGGTGCACTGCAACTGGCCCAATACCCGCAGATTCTAAGAATGCAGAAGGAGAAGATCTTAACAAGCATGAAGTTCAATGGTTCTATGTAAGCTTGCCACTTGGATTTGTTGTGGGTTTCTGGTGTGTAATAGGACCTCTTCTTGTGAACAGAAGATGGAGGTATATGTATTGTAATTTCTTGGATTGTTTTGGGGATAAGTTTGTTAGTGTTGTAAGAAGATGTTactag
- the LOC123201650 gene encoding receptor-like protein EIX1 isoform X1 yields MSLMKPTMTNIAGVLFLQLFAISTISISFCRGSSTVCCIESEKQALLRFKQDLNSSNSLRLASWNADGDCCTWAGVSCDNLTGHVHKLDLRNPYDDYVSYAFMWSMLVDIGNMTSVKWLDLSLNGLKGKIPRSMGRLCSLRSVLLSYIELNQDVSEVLDIFSGCVADRLEDVYIISSQLSGLLSDQLGQFKNLVNLHLRDNKISGPIPVSLGGLSALRSLDLSFNKLNGSHSEINFANLTELSLFFVCGNSLVLNVSPNWVPPFQLEALALGSCHLGSQIPLWVFSQKSLIYLDISNSGIISTIPSGFWKSFPRLTYFNLSHNQIYGEVPNLTEAIQLELFDLSSNNLTGSLPLISTTMNALDLSDNAFSGSIFHFVCFRMNETKGMEILNLRNNLLFGELPDCWMNWKNLLALNLGSNSFHGNFPNSVGMLSYLQSLHLRRNGLSGEIPASLKNCRGLISLDIGENKFSGHVPRWIGERFSKLMILNLRSNNFDGFLPAELCHLISLQILDLADNNFIGNVPRCINNFTAMVTVDYCGGNRIQYLSGIPYPVSFRGFAPNYIDRDLLPYPVSFRGFVINYLEDELLVMKGKAVQYDIILNLVRIIDLSHNNLSGEIPMEVTNLAALQSLNLSYNRISGRIPENIGAMSSLECIDFSLNQLSGEIPQSISRLTYLNHLNLSNNNLHGSIPLSTQLQGFDASCFTGNELCGSPLPQRCTATGPIPADSKNAEGEDLNKHEVQWFYVSLPLGFVVGFWCVIGPLLVNRRWRYMYCNFLDCFGDKFVSVVRRCY; encoded by the exons ATGTCATTAATGAAACCAACCATGACTAATATTGCTGGTGTTCTTTTCCTGCAGTTGTTTGCCATATCAACCATCAGTATTAGCTTTTGCAGAGGAAGCTCTACTGTTTGCTGCATCGAAAGCGAGAAACAAGCACTCTTAAGGTTCAAGCAAGACCTCAATAGTAGCAATAGCCTGCGACTAGCTTCTTGGAATGCTGATGGAGATTGCTGCACATGGGCTGGCGTTTCCTGTGACAACTTGACAGGCCATGTTCATAAACTCGACCTTCGAAATCCTTACGATGACTATGTATCATACGCTTTTATGTGGTCTATGTTGGTTG ATATAGGAAACATGACTTCCGTCAAATGGCTTGACCTCTCACTCAATGGACTTAAAGGGAAAATTCCCAGATCAATGGGAAGACTATGCAGCCTGAGGTCTGTTCTTCTATCATACattgaattaaatcaagatGTATCAGaagttttagatattttctcaGGATGTGTTGCAGATAGACTAGAAGatgtttatataattagtaGTCAACTTTCTGGTCTTTTGTCTGATCAACTTGGGCAATTTAAAAACTTAGTCAATCTACATCTAAGAGACAACAAGATTTCAGGTCCTATTCCAGTGTCTTTAGGGGGACTCTCAGCGTTGAGGTCTTTagatctttctttcaacaaattGAATGGATCTCATTCTGAAATTAACTTTGCAAACCTCACAGAgctttctctcttttttgtaTGTGGAAACTCTCTGGTGTTGAATGTTAGTCCCAACTGGGTTCCTCCTTTTCAACTTGAAGCGTTGGCATTGGGATCTTGTCACTTGGGTTCTCAGATTCCATTGTGGGTTTTTTCCCAGAAGAGTTTGATCTATCTGGATATCTCCAATTCTGGAATTATATCTACAATTCCCAGTGGGTTCTGGAAATCATTTCCCAGACTTACTTATTTTAATCTTTCTCACAACCAAATCTATGGAGAGGTGCCAAATTTAACGGAAGCGATTCAACTTGAGTTATTTGATTTGAGCTCAAATAACTTAACAGGGTCGTTGCCTCTTATTTCCACCACTATGAATGCACTTGACCTTTCTGACAATGCTTTTTCAGGATCCATTTTCCATTTTGTGTGCTTCAGGATGAATGAGACAAAGGGAATGGAGATCCTTAACCTCAGGAACAATCTGTTATTTGGAGAATTACCTGATTGTTGGATGAATTGGAAAAATCTGTTGGCCTTGAATTTAGGTAGCAATAGTTTTCATGGCAACTTTCCAAACTCAGTGGGAATGTTAAGTTACCTTCAGTCGTTGCATCTTCGCAGAAATGGTCTCTCTGGGGAAATTCCTGCATCACTGAAAAATTGCAGAGGGTTAATTTCCCTTGATATTGGTGAAAATAAGTTTTCTGGACATGTACCAAGGTGGATTGGAGAAAGATTTTCAAAACTGATGATTCTCAACCTCCGTTCGAATAATTTTGATGGGTTCTTACCGGCAGAACTTTGCCATCTGATTTCTTTACAGATCTTAGATCTTGCTGATAACAATTTCATCGGAAATGTACCAAGATGTATCAATAACTTCACAGCCATGGTCACAGTGGACTATTGTGGAGGCAACCGCATTCAATACTTATCGGGCATTCCTTATCCAGTGTCCTTTCGTGGTTTTGCACCAAATTATATTGACCGTGATTTGCTTCCTTATCCAGTATCCTTTCGTGGTTTTGtaataaattatcttgaagatgaATTGCTTGTGATGAAAGGAAAAGCAGTTCAATATGACATCATTCTTAACCTGGTGAGAATCATAGATCTTTCCCATAACAATTTGTCAGGAGAGATTCCAATGGAAGTAACCAATCTTGCTGCACTACAATCACTGAATCTGTCATACAATCGCATTAGTGGAAGAATTCCTGAGAATATTGGAGCAATGAGTTCATTGGAGTGCATTGATTTCTCCCTAAATCAACTTTCTGGTGAAATCCCACAAAGCATATCAAGGTTGACGTATTTGAATCACTTGAACTTATCCAACAACAACTTACATGGAAGTATTCCTTTGAGCACTCAGTTACAGGGATTCGACGCATCCTGTTTCACTGGTAATGAACTTTGCGGATCTCCACTTCCTCAAAGGTGCACTGCAACTGGCCCAATACCCGCAGATTCTAAGAATGCAGAAGGAGAAGATCTTAACAAGCATGAAGTTCAATGGTTCTATGTAAGCTTGCCACTTGGATTTGTTGTGGGTTTCTGGTGTGTAATAGGACCTCTTCTTGTGAACAGAAGATGGAGGTATATGTATTGTAATTTCTTGGATTGTTTTGGGGATAAGTTTGTTAGTGTTGTAAGAAGATGTTactag